A stretch of the Nematostella vectensis chromosome 1, jaNemVect1.1, whole genome shotgun sequence genome encodes the following:
- the LOC125571990 gene encoding uncharacterized protein LOC125571990 isoform X2 has protein sequence MLASFFRDVEDLEVKPLLCVCFEGTDDERAVSRNHGHGREPILLVLRAIGSNLGVVARAEDVNLSTFDGRVILKALSIKEKKEKKKKRRNKDNKKTVDHKTGYDPDMDSKSDTGEEHEVHFKSELLQTFIGGNDTTIENNKQLIKRKARGKASRKAKKFNKGKDI, from the exons ATGCTGGCAAGTTTCTTCAG GGATGTCGAAGACTTGGAGGTCAAACCTCTGCTATGTGTGTGTTTCGAAGGCACAGATGATGAGAGGGCAG TATCCAGAAATCATGGCCATGGGAGGGAACCAATACTGTTGGTGTTGCGTGCTATTGGTTCCAACCTAGGAGTTGTTGCCCGTGCAGAAG ATGTCAATCTCAGCACTTTTGATGGAAGGGTCATCCTCAAAGCCCTAAgcataaaggaaaaaaaggaaaaaaagaaaaagagaaggaATAAAGACAACAAGAAAACTGTTGATCACAAG ACTGGCTATGATCCTGACATGGATTCTAAATCAGATACGGGCGAAGAGCATGAG GTTCACTTCAAAAGTGAATTGTTGCAGACTTTCATAGGGGGCAATGACACCACAATAG aaaacaacaagcaaCTCATAAAAAGAAAAGCTAGGGGCAAAGCAAGCAGAAAAGCAAAGAAGTTCAACAAGGGGAAAGATATTTAG
- the LOC125571976 gene encoding uncharacterized protein LOC125571976, with translation MNTEDYYLGNMSENEASSEVERIESKKRSLGGYLGRVSIHMKELKTCLDDPSRANEIQTALNELQSALNNYEDCYQSYILEELATDEFNRVKEKFEETRNECETTTKLANERLKKGKSNSTKSRLSSRSRKLREKIEMKKLLLQQEEEIAQHRMDLERKKIELEYEQKARACKLKFQVQIAEKEAELLEERGSESDSCVSEEYKGDVGVMPPMSQEEKLMKWTEQCDPIPDNPRPDTPKLMEGPSHPKDPIPERKPQINDQEAPPSSYRKTPFGFLPVNSTDIMLKLTMLQAMQPVKFSGNPSDFPNFRKRLRDNLEDEILSDSQKVEFLPKFLSGEAFEVVERVSGCSYSVIVDILEDRYGQPATVAASCIDNLTRGPRLNNHDYKGLRDFAEQLESSSKKLVGEYAIEASTISNMKQIVRRLPQYLVNKWGDVSYKIREKGGIPKISDLADYVKRQAAIKNDPGFVNLSMSENKGGGDKRPEQGGKGKNYQKQTSVFKTDMEGSPPETTMGKQAPIKTCPCCQGEHRLSDCANFKGRDLPGRWRLVKEKRLCHICLRPGHMRDRCHTTTFCNCKSERKHHTLLHNPPRAKDDPPKELNSSAGEGTTEGPPRRDHAQGTRGGEPHRQTEQYATFSERATGTVLLHVVPVKLIAPNGNSLTTYGLLDNGSRGTMISSEVSAKLEPKGHTEEISITTMMGSSKEQIEVVEFELQHASGEGDRIPVTEGLVTKKFNVNEKCLPKDIDRDAHPHLRDIEIPSVDMPKVSVLIGKDVGYAHEVFEVRRPATKASDLKALRGPLGWVITGTLQGETSCKEVNLNFADYKKELQHQIERFWDLESFGTKSVGTDKGSPSFISHHLSREDRKAIDKLEKTITKRDGHYETGLLWRDDDVTLPNNRNEADKRLNSLKRKFSREPGLEEKYRAAMEKYITKGHARKLSPEEAQETGPRTWYLPHFAVTNINKPGKLRIIFDAASEYQGTSLNKNLLHGPDCTNSLTGVLLRFREDNVALVADIEGMFLQVGVREEDQDSLRFLWWDKSSDDPPEEYAMNVHVFGATDSPCAANWTLKKTTTDNAGDFGDTTIETVLHNFYVDDVLKSVDTSASAVTLANELTELCGRGGFNLTKFMSNSREVLAEVPIEKRAAPTLDLDLDELPVERALGVRWNVETDTFGFKVSNTEKADTMRGVLSTISSVFDPLNFAAPVIMRGKQIMQALWRRKAPWDEPLSGDILRQWQTWKRELVRLEDLSIPRCYFSRPDHEGVGLQLHHFSDASEAGYGSVSYLRIEYPDGMVECAFVAGKSRNAPIKGSTIPRLELQGALLATRVDQAVRRELDLKPDRVVFWTDSMITLNYINNETRRFQTYVANRVTEIREATNPDQWRHCPGKLNPSDEVSRGLTIDEFLRDERWLNDPSFLRESEDQWPDNKFDALSEESLEIKKEVFFTDLEPGDGLEKLLTDTSDWMKTIRKVAWVMKFVEWLKTRKHAKPTEKTPGESENKLSPDDIERAKRRIAVLVQRESFPEEVKALKAGKEVNVASAILKLKPVMKGDEVMRVGGRISMAPMSDDAKNPMILPKQSHITTILIRHLHESNGHCGVEQVLSLLREQFWIVKARVAIKAVLGRCIHCRKQRRTTLKQEMGDLPRIRMIPYEPPFTYTGIDYFGPLYVKRGRGRVTEKRWGAIFVCMNSRAVHLELAKSLETDDFILALMRFLNRRGHVVELWSDNGSNFVGADREIREHLEGMDHDKIGRECSAKGCKWIFNPPGATHMSGVWERMVRVVKRSLKAILGKNPLNDEVLTTVFTEAERIANSRPLTRNPENPDDEDPLTPNHFLNVRPTMNLPTDTDERADKYSRKRWRQAQLLANHYWRRWLKEYIPSLQVRSKWNRKQRNLHVGDIVLVADDNVGRNNWPLARVINVFPGVDGLVRSAEVRGKGTTYKRPVTKLCLLEAEDEDV, from the coding sequence ATGAACACTGAGGATTATTATCTTGGAAACATGAGTGAAAACGAAGCTAGTAGTGAAGTCGAACGAATAGAAAGCAAGAAAAGGTCCCTAGGAGGCTACCTAGGGCGCGTGAGTATTCACATGAAAGAGCTCAAAACTTGTCTTGATGATCCCTCTAGAGCCAATGAAATACAGACAGCCTTGAATGAATTACAGTCGGCTTTGAATAACTATGAGGACTGCTATCAGTCGTACATTTTGGAAGAATTGGCAACCGATGAATTCAACAGAGTGAAAGAGAAATTTGAAGAAACTCGTAATGAGTGTGAAACTACTACCAAATTGGCAAATGAACGTTTGAAGAAAGGAAAGTCAAACTCAACTAAGTCAAGGCTGTCTAGTAGGTCTAGGAAATTAAGAgagaaaatagaaatgaaaaagCTTCTTTTGCAACAAGAAGAAGAGATAGCTCAGCATCGAATGGATCTGGAACGTAAGAAAATAGAATTGGAATATGAACAGAAAGCGAGAGCATGTAAGCTCAAGTTCCAGGTTCAAATCGCAGAAAAGGAAGCTGAGTTATTAGAAGAGAGAGGGAGTGAGTCTGATAGTTGTGTGTCAGAAGAGTATAAAGGGGATGTAGGGGTCATGCCACCCATGTCTCAAGAGGAAAAGCTAATGAAATGGACCGAGCAATGTGACCCCATTCCTGATAATCCTAGACCAGACACACCTAAGCTAATGGAGGGCCCTTCCCATCCTAAAGACCCCATTCCTGAGAGAAAACCCCAGATTAATGACCAAGAAGCCCCCCCTAGTAGTTATAGGAAAACCCCGTTTGGTTTTCTTCCCGTGAACAGTACTGATATCATGTTAAAGCTGACCATGCTCCAAGCCATGCAACCTGTTAAGTTCTCTGGGAATCCAAGTGACTTTCCTAATTTTAGGAAGAGATTGAGAGATAATTTAGAAGATGAAATTTTAAGTGATTCACAAAAGGTTGAATTCCTACCGAAGTTCCTCTCGGGGGAGGCTTTTGAAGTTGTGGAAAGGGTTTCCGGTTGCAGCTATTCAGTGATAGTTGATATTTTGGAAGACCGATATGGGCAGCCAGCGACCGTCGCTGCTTCTTGTATTGACAATTTGACCAGAGGCCCAAGATTGAACAATCATGATTATAAGGGACTGAGGGATTTTGCAGAGCAACTTGAatcatcctcaaagaaacttgttGGGGAATATGCTATTGAAGCCAGTACCATCTCAAACATGAAACAGATAGTTAGAAGGCTTCCCCagtatttagtaaataaatggGGTGATGTATCCTACAAGATAAGAGAAAAGGGGGGTATCCCTAAGATTTCAGATTTGGCAGATTATGTGAAGAGGCAAGCAGCCATAAAGAATGACCCAGGTTTTGTTAACCTAAGCATGAGTGAGAACAAGGGCGGTGGTGATAAAAGACCCGAGCAGGGTGGGAAAGGCAAGAACTACCAGAAACAGACTTCTGTCTTTAAAACAGACATGGAAGGCTCACCCCCTGAAACTACTATGGGTAAACAAGCCCCAATTAAGACCTGTCCTTGCTGTCAAGGAGAACATAGGCTTTCAGACTGTGCAAATTTCAAGGGAAGGGACTTACCCGGCCGTTGGCGACTGGTAAAGGAGAAGAGATTGTGTCATATATGCCTTAGGCCAGGACATATGAGGGACAGATGCCATACAACCACTTTTTGTAACTGCAAAAGTGAGCGAaaacaccacaccttgttACATAACCCCCCTAGAGCTAAAGATGACCCTCCCAAAGAACTTAACTCGAGCGCAGGGGAGGGGACAACCGAGGGACCCCCTAGAAGAGACCATGCTCAGGGCACCCGGGGTGGGGAGCCACACAGGCAAACCGAGCAATACGCAACATTTTCTGAAAGAGCCACGGGGACGGTGTTACTACATGTTGTACCAGTTAAATTGATTGCCCCAAATGGGAACTCTCTGACAACGTATGGGCTACTGGATAATGGCTCAAGAGGAACTATGATAAGCTCGGAGGTTTCAGCGAAACTCGAACCTAAAGGTCATACTGAGGAAATATCCATCACCACCATGATGGGAAGTAGTAAGGAACAGATAGAGGTTGTGGAGTTTGAACTGCAACACGCAAGTGGTGAAGGGGATAGAATTCCCGTAACTGAGGGTTTGGTAACGAAGAAATTCAATGTCAACGAAAAGTGTCTTCCTAAAGATATTGACAGAGATGCACACCCGCATCTGAGGGATATTGAGATTCCCTCGGTAGACATGCCTAAGGTTTCGGTTCTGATAGGAAAGGACGTTGGCTATGCGCATGAGGTGTTTGAAGTGCGTAGACCAGCGACGAAAGCCAGTGATTTGAAGGCTTTGAGAGGTCCTCTTGGATGGGTAATTACAGGAACCCTTCAAGGGGAGACCTCATGCAAGGAAGTAAACCTGAACTTTGCTGATTATAAGAAAGAACTTCAGCATCAGATTGAGCGGTTCTGGGACTTGGAGAGTTTCGGTACAAAGAGTGTTGGGACGGACAAGGGATCCCCAAGTTTTATATCGCACCATCTGTCCAGGGAAGACAGGAAGGCTATCGATAAGTTGGAGAAGACCATTACTAAGCGTGATGGTCACTATGAAACAGGCCTCCTGTGGCGGGATGATGATGTGACCCTACCTAATAACCGGAATGAAGCCGACAAAAGACTGAATAGTCTGAAGCGTAAGTTTTCACGAGAGCCTGGATTGGAGGAGAAGTATCGAGCAGCCATGGAGAAGTATATCACTAAAGGGCATGCACGCAAACTCAGCCCAGAAGAAGCACAAGAGACTGGACCGAGAACTTGGTACTTACCTCATTTTGCAGTGACGAATATCAACAAACCTGGTAAGCTGAGGATAATTTTTGATGCTGCATCAGAGTACCAAGGTACTTCGTTGAATAAGAACTTGTTACATGGACCTGATTGTACAAACAGCCTGACTGGGGTGCTCCTACGGTTCAGGGAGGACAATGTTGCATTGGTAGCTGATATAGAAGGGATGTTCCTTCAGGTCGGAGTTAGAGAAGAAGACCAAGATTCTCTGCGATTTCTTTGGTGGGACAAAAGCTCTGATGACcctccagaagaatatgccaTGAACGTGCATGTCTTTGGGGCAACCGACTCGCCTTGTGCAGCCAACTGGACACTCAAGAAAACTACAACTGACAATGCTGGTGACTTTGGAGATACCACCATCGAAACTGTCCTGCATAATTTTTATGTGGATGATGTACTAAAAAGCGTAGACACGAGTGCGAGTGCAGTCACGCTTGCGAACGAGTTAACCGAACTTTGTGGTAGAGGAGGGTTCAACCTCACAAAGTTTATGAGTAACAGTAGGGAGGTCCTTGCTGAAGTGCCTATCGAGAAGAGGGCAGCACCAACGCTAGATTTAGATCTTGATGAACTCCCAGTCGAGCGGGCACTTGGAGTTAGATGGAACGTGGAGACAGACACCTTCGGGTTCAAGGTGAGCAACACTGAGAAGGCTGATACTATGAGAGGAGTACTATCGACAATCAGCTCTGTCTTTGACCCTTTGAACTTTGCTGCACCAGTGATAATGCGTGGCAAGCAGATCATGCAAGCCCTATGGAGGCGGAAGGCACCATGGGACGAGCCGCTCAGTGGAGACATTCTGCGTCAGTGGCAGACATGGAAAAGGGAACTTGTACGGCTTGAAGATTTGTCCATCCCCCGATGCTACTTCAGCAGGCCAGACCATGAAGGTGTTGGACTACAACTCCATCACTTTAGTGATGCCTCGGAGGCAGGATACGGGTCAGTAAGCTACTTACGAATCGAGTACCCGGACGGAATGGTGGAGTGTGCTTTCGTCGCCGGAAAGTCAAGGAATGCACCTATTAAAGGCTCAACCATCCCAAGGCTGGAGCTACAAGGAGCCCTACTGGCAACACGGGTGGACCAAGCAGTTCGCCGAGAACTGGACCTGAAGCCTGACAGAGTCGTGTTTTGGACTGATTCGATGATAACACTTAACTATATCAATAATGAAACCCGCAGATTCCAGACGTATGTAGCCAACAGGGTTACAGAGATTCGCGAAGCGACTAATCCTGACCAATGGCGACACTGTCCGGGAAAACTAAATCCTTCCGACGAAGTAAGTCGAGGTCTAACCATAGATGAGTTTCTCCGGGATGAGCGATGGCTTAATGATCCGAGTTTCTTGAGAGAGTCAGAAGATCAATGGCCAGATAATAAATTTGATGCCCTGTCTGAAGAAAGTCTGGAGATAAAGAAAGAAGTGTTCTTCACTGACCTGGAGCCAGGAGATGGCCTGGAAAAGCTTCTAACCGACACTTCTGATTGGATGAAGACCATTCGAAAGGTTGCGTGGGTAATGAAGTTTGTGGAGTGGTTGAAGACAAGAAAGCATGCAAAGCCTACTGAAAAGACACCTGGAGAGTCAGAGAACAAGCTAAGTCCAGACGACATAGAACGCGCCAAGCGACGAATAGCTGTACTAGTACAGCGGGAAAGTTTCCCTGAAGAAGTGAAGGCTCTGAAGGCAGGAAAGGAGGTGAATGTTGCTAGTGCTATCTTGAAGCTTAAGCCGGTCATGAAAGGCGATGAAGTTATGAGAGTTGGAGGAAGGATCTCGATGGCACCGATGAGTGATGATGCCAAGAATCCCATGATATTGCCGAAACAGAGTCATATCACTACTATCTTGATCCGCCACCTACACGAAAGCAACGGTCATTGTGGCGTGGAACAAGTACTATCCCTGCTGAGAGAGCAGTTTTGGATTGTGAAAGCGAGAGTGGCCATCAAGGCTGTTCTTGGAAGATGCATTCATTGTCGCAAGCAAAGAAGAACTACTTTGAAGCAAGAGATGGGAGATCTACCTAGAATTCGGATGATCCCTTACGAGCCACCCTTTACGTATACAGGTATTGACTATTTTGGACCGCTATATGTTAAGCGGGGAAGAGGAAGAGTGACTGAGAAGCGCTGGGGAGCTATCTTTGTTTGCATGAACTCCCGAGCAGTTCATCTCGAGTTAGCTAAGTCGCTAGAGACGGATGATTTCATACTCGCTCTGATGAGGTTCCTGAATCGCAGGGGCCATGTTGTGGAACTGTGGTCGGATAACGGGTCCAATTTTGTGGGAGCTGATCGGGAGATACGTGAACATCTGGAAGGAATGGATCATGACAAGATCGGACGTGAGTGTTCTGCGAAAGGATGCAAGTGGATCTTTAATCCACCTGGAGCCACCCACATGTCAGGCGTGTGGGAGAGGATGGTGAGAGTCGTCAAGCGAAGTCTGAAGGCGATCCTGGGGAAGAACCCCCTCAACGATGAAGTGCTGACCACCGTGTTTACTGAAGCAGAACGTATCGCGAATTCAAGACCGCTAACCCGGAATCCAGAGAATCCTGATGATGAGGATCCTCTTACGCCCAATCACTTTCTGAACGTGCGACCTACGATGAATCTTCCTACGGATACGGATGAACGGGCAGATAAGTACAGTCGGAAGCGGTGGAGACAAGCGCAATTACTTGCTAACCACTACTGGCGTCGCTGGTTGAAAGAGTACATTCCTTCCTTGCAAGTTCGAAGCAAGTGGAACAGGAAACAGCGAAACCTACACGTCGGAGATATAGTGCTCGTTGCGGACGACAACGTTGGACGAAACAACTGGCCTCTTGCGCGCGTGATTAATGTGTTTCCTGGCGTGGATGGATTGGTAAGGAGTGCAGAGGTGCGCGGTAAAGGGACGACCTACAAGCGCCCGGTAACCAAGTTGTGTCTGCTGGAAGCCGAGGATGAGGATGTCTAG
- the LOC125571990 gene encoding uncharacterized protein LOC125571990 isoform X1, whose protein sequence is MLASFFRDVEDLEVKPLLCVCFEGTDDERAVSRNHGHGREPILLVLRAIGSNLGVVARAEDVNLSTFDGRVILKALSIKEKKEKKKKRRNKDNKKTVDHKTGYDPDMDSKSDTGEEHEVHFKSELLQTFIGGNDTTIEENNKQLIKRKARGKASRKAKKFNKGKDI, encoded by the exons ATGCTGGCAAGTTTCTTCAG GGATGTCGAAGACTTGGAGGTCAAACCTCTGCTATGTGTGTGTTTCGAAGGCACAGATGATGAGAGGGCAG TATCCAGAAATCATGGCCATGGGAGGGAACCAATACTGTTGGTGTTGCGTGCTATTGGTTCCAACCTAGGAGTTGTTGCCCGTGCAGAAG ATGTCAATCTCAGCACTTTTGATGGAAGGGTCATCCTCAAAGCCCTAAgcataaaggaaaaaaaggaaaaaaagaaaaagagaaggaATAAAGACAACAAGAAAACTGTTGATCACAAG ACTGGCTATGATCCTGACATGGATTCTAAATCAGATACGGGCGAAGAGCATGAG GTTCACTTCAAAAGTGAATTGTTGCAGACTTTCATAGGGGGCAATGACACCACAATAG aagaaaacaacaagcaaCTCATAAAAAGAAAAGCTAGGGGCAAAGCAAGCAGAAAAGCAAAGAAGTTCAACAAGGGGAAAGATATTTAG